In Halalkalibaculum roseum, a single window of DNA contains:
- a CDS encoding class I SAM-dependent methyltransferase → MADKQDLNFTYSTIDRIFRLSMGEMADFSGAMYNGDFSMTLEQAQEAKHRFIVEQLNITPESRVLDMGCGWGPLVNYIANEVGASCIGLTLSDAQAETCRKNGLEVYNKNCLEVTSDDYGTFDAVASLGAFEHFCSVEEYKAGKQEEVYRRFFRTVYDLMPSGGRMYLQTMVFSKNMIEYEHIDIKAKKGSDAYILALMEKQFPGSWLPYGSEMVVKNAKPLFKLISKSSGRLDYIETISQWEKRYRSFNLKKFGFLLTLLPKYLTDINFRALLSTGPNKICFEREIFDHYRMVFEKTD, encoded by the coding sequence ATGGCCGACAAACAAGATCTCAATTTTACCTATAGTACCATTGACCGGATTTTCCGGCTAAGTATGGGGGAAATGGCTGATTTCAGCGGAGCCATGTACAACGGGGATTTCTCCATGACCCTCGAGCAGGCCCAGGAAGCGAAGCATCGGTTTATTGTGGAACAGTTGAATATCACCCCCGAAAGCCGTGTGCTGGACATGGGATGCGGCTGGGGTCCTTTGGTCAATTATATTGCCAACGAAGTCGGTGCATCGTGTATTGGCCTTACGCTCTCCGACGCCCAGGCCGAAACGTGCAGAAAAAACGGGCTGGAGGTCTATAACAAGAACTGTTTGGAAGTAACATCGGATGATTACGGAACATTTGATGCCGTGGCTTCGCTGGGTGCCTTTGAACATTTCTGCTCGGTTGAGGAGTATAAAGCGGGAAAACAGGAAGAGGTGTATCGCCGGTTTTTCCGTACGGTGTACGACCTGATGCCATCTGGGGGTAGGATGTACCTGCAAACAATGGTATTTAGCAAAAACATGATCGAGTATGAACATATCGATATTAAAGCCAAAAAAGGTTCCGATGCCTACATATTAGCATTGATGGAGAAACAATTCCCCGGATCATGGTTACCCTATGGATCAGAGATGGTGGTTAAAAATGCCAAACCCCTTTTTAAACTGATAAGTAAAAGCAGTGGCCGATTAGACTATATTGAAACGATAAGCCAGTGGGAAAAAAGATACCGGTCGTTTAACCTGAAGAAATTCGGCTTTTTACTTACGCTCTTACCTAAATATCTTACCGACATTAATTTCAGGGCACTGCTCAGTACCGGTCCAAACAAGATTTGCTTTGAGCGTGAAATATTCGATCATTACCGTATGGTATTTGAAAAGACCGATTGA
- a CDS encoding cold-shock protein has protein sequence MSQQGKIKFFDSQKGFGFIAPEEGGDDIFVHKNNVESLGYGQGFEDGEAVEFDIEDTPKGKSAINVRSLN, from the coding sequence ATGTCACAACAAGGCAAAATAAAATTTTTCGATTCACAAAAAGGATTTGGATTCATCGCTCCCGAAGAAGGAGGAGATGACATTTTCGTTCACAAAAACAACGTCGAAAGTCTTGGTTATGGCCAGGGTTTTGAAGACGGTGAAGCCGTGGAATTTGATATTGAAGATACACCGAAAGGCAAAAGTGCAATTAACGTACGAAGCCTGAACTAA